The sequence TTATTGAATCAAGATTACCACTTACTCCTTCAGTAATTAGAGTTAATCCTGTGTAAATAAAAAAGAACATTAAAAATATAGCCATTGTGATTAACTGAATTCGTTTATATACTTTTTTTACTTTTTCCCACATAAAAATCCCCCCTTCACTTACTTACGAACATTTGTAATGAAAGGTTTCAAATTAAAAACACTCGCACAAAGCACACTACTTATCAGCAGGATACTTCACGCGAGCGCAAAAGGGGGTAGGATATTCAAATGGCTCTTTACAACTGCCACACTATCATCCTAGCACCTTTACTTTCCCCTGAACATGTCCCGCTTTTGCCCTCACTCATTTCTAAGGCCGTATACGCCGAAGAGTATGACAGAAAGACGTTCAGCTGCCGCATCAATCACCTTATACACGCTACGCTCATTCATTCCAAAATCCACTGCTATTTCAGCAATTTTCTGACCATCTACATATCTAGCTTGCAGAATATCAAACTGCTTGTTTCCACTCGCAGCATCCTCTTGGCCGCAAATGAATTCCAGTGTATCAAGCGCCTGGTCCAAATACCGAATCATGACCAACGTGCGTTGGGTCGTTTGCTTAATCGATGAAACCAAATCTTCACCTAGCACCAGGAGTTCTTTTTTGCTAACCTCCACCCACTGCGCATCAGACTCGCCTTTTATCTTTTCTTCATATTTCTTAAAAGTACGATAATTGCGGAGCAACAGCTTCGTATTCCTCAGGCGCCTACTCTGTTCATTTTTCCCATTCACCATCCGTTGTTCTTCGTGTATTTCAATTACCTTGGATGTGATCAGCTTGATTTGGTCATTTGACAAACCCTTCAACTTCATCCCCCTCGTTAATTATGTACGCCGCCTTTTGCAGGAAAATCAATTGGCTCAGTACAATATACTTTTCGTATCTTTATAGCCCGCTGGCAGTTTGGCATCCCTTAACACAACCCATTCGCCAGAATCAATCATCCCCTGTGCTTCGTCGATTCCCATCTTTGTTCGCGACGAATCAGGATAAACCACGTAAATCGAATTCTTTCTGACTCCAAAAAAATCACGTTCGAACGAGATGATTGCCTTTCCTACACTTTTACTGTGAATGAACTCACAACCATCTATATCCTCAATTTTAAAGTTTGCTACTCTATTCATTCGGTCGCCTCCTCGTAATTCCGACGGCAATCGCGACAATAATTCATGAACCTTCCGCTGCCATCAAAATCTTTAAATGTGTATCCCTCGCTCAAAGCCCCATTCATTTGATTATCCCAGTTTAAGCTTTCTCCTAGTCTAGTGCTTTTTCCGCAACAATCACAAACCACATAAGTAACTGTTTTATGTTTATATGCCACACCCTTCACTCCTTCACTTAATGGTCGTTACCTCGAGTGAACGAAATCCTTTGCATCACTGTATAACCGACCTCTTGGCACAAAATTAAATCCATATAAATTAAAGAATCCGTCATTTGTCATTTGAAACCAATTCACCGCTAAATCCCATTGCCAGTGACCGTTAAATTTTCCATAAAGTAATCTTTTGGAAGCTGCTCTTGCTTGAAGATTTCGTTCTCTTTCAGCTTTTTGAGATTCTTCAAAAGGATTGAAATACAGCATTCTCATCATCTTCCTTTCTTGATTCGCATTTTGGTCGTTATGCGTCTATGTGTTCGGAATGAATTGTAAGGTCATCTTCGTATATTTCCATCCATCTGCCGTTAGAATCCGTCAAACGAACAGACTCAGCTGCGGCAATAAATCTGTACGGTTCTTCATCCTTTTCCCAAACGCTCCCAACCTCCACCGCAAAGTATTTATTTTCGACAAATGAACCGTCGTCATCAAAAACATCTAATTCCAAACTTTTTATGCATTTGTATTTAGGCATATTAAGACCATCCTTCCTTTTTCAGTTCGTACTGCGTATCGTGTTGAGCAACAACTTCTCGACTTTCACGCTCGATAACCCTGTTATAGGGCAATAACTGTGATATAAGAACGTCTTTATCATTGGACAACGCTATATCTCCCCACCTAAAACCCTTGCGTGTACGATATTTCTCTGCCCATTGAAGTGCATATTTCACCTTCCTCACTCCTTCGCCTAATGTGTCTTAACTGAACCTAATGGTCGTAATGTTCAGTATCCAAATTTACAGGTATCAATTCCGTTGTAGTATCCTAAATCAATACTGCCTTCTTCCCAACAGCCTTCGTCTTGGTCAAACTTATAAGTAACAATACATCCGTCAACATCAACAATAGGTGATGTATAGGTGCTATAGCATGGTGTGCCTTCTTTCCAATAAGTCATTACCTTTCCCAGCTGAGGATGATGAATCTCGCCCCACTCTCTGCCGTTTGACCAAGATAAAGCTTTGCCTTCATATGTTTCAGCAACTATTTCTGGTGTACAATCACATTTCTTATGCCAATTTTCGGTGTTTGCAAAAGGATTTCCATCCTTACCACATAATCCAATTTGTATTTCATTTTTAGTTTTCTCCATCATTTTCACTCCTTCGCCTAATGTGTCTTACTTGTCGCTATCTGGCGACCACATGTCGTTAAAATGCCATGCTCTGTGATGCTCATTTTCCTCAAAAACGTCAGGATCATTAACTTTCTGGTCGTGATTTTTCGGATGAACCCTATAGCCATGTATTAGCGCGTCTTGCGGGGCATCGCCAGCTTTTAATTCGATTTTTGTTATTTTAAAATGACTAGCTTGGTAAGGGTTGGAAAACACGTCACCAACCCTAAATATCCATCCGTCCGTTTCCAGTTCTTGTTGTGCTTTAATCTCCATTTCGATGATGCAGCCATGCTGTAGATCAATCTTCTGTTTAGCAACCAATTTATTACACTCTAGGTGCAAATGAAAGCTCGCGTGTTGTTCATCCTGCTTAGCGGTAATGGATATTACGCTGTCACCTTTACCGATCGACCCCAAACACGCAAAGCACTCGTGTTCCTTGCGCGTGGTCACAATTCTTTTCTTTGAAATATCCAGCATCTTCAAATCTCCTTTCGCGTCAATTCATCTTGCAGATCCTTAGCAACATCACTAACCCGCGGCATTTCGCCTAATCGCTCAAAAGTCTTTTCTTGCATCCTTACAAGAAGTTCGTCAAAGTTTTTCGAACTCTCAATTTTACCTTTTAATCCTGGGCCAATTACATATCTGAAAAATACCAATGCATCTTCCTGGGTTGCCGTCATTGCCATAAACAATGGATTCAAAGAGATTTCGTCTATTTTCAAGCCTGTTGTGACCTCCGAAACATTGATACAACCCTTTAACGGGATTGCACAGAATCGATATGGCCCCACACGGATTTCGTGGCCCACCTTCTGTTGCCAGTTAGGTTTCCCTTCCGTTTCAAATGCCAGGTTAAAATATTGCGGTTGTTCGTTTACCGTGATTCCCATACTTTGCGATTTCACACCAAACACCTCCTGATATTTTTCAGGTAATGCAAGGTGACGCCGCCCTCGCTCTTAATCAAGTCACATCGTTCAATAAATGCACTATGCGGAATAGATTTCCTTCCGCCCTTTTCGGCATCCTCCCAGTACTCTTGCAATATCTTAAATGGCAGTAGATAGATTTCCTCATGTAACTTGGTAAATTGGACGATAAGAAAAGCAGCCGCACCCTGCTCACGCCAAGACTTCAGTAGCTCGTATTGATGTGGTTGCAAATTTTCAAGCGGGAAGCTCTTCAGTTTGGTTTCTTTTGCGTCAAACACAATCGTTTTGCCGTTATGCGCACCAACATAATCTACCCATTCCCCTGTTTGTGTATAGCCAGTGACTTTTCCACGATTGTTACTAGTGATCTGGACAGGCGTTGGCACTTTACGAATATCGGCAACTCCTTTATTCCGATACTGGTGATGTGTCATATCAATTAGACGCTCCAATTGCTTTCCAAGATTAGCCTTGGAGCGGTTATAAGATTTTTGCATGAGCATCCTCCATTTCTATTTCTTGTCAACCAATTCATCAAAGATAGTTACCTGCTGACGCTCGTATTCTTTCTCCGCTATATCTTCAGGTTTTGGTAATGAAGAATCCATTTTGTTGAGCAATCCAGATACCGCTTTACTGTACTTAATACGCACTTCGGAATCTGACACCTCATTCAATGCTTCCATCATGTTTTTGAAGCCATCAACTAGCGATTCGAAACGAAGGCGAAACGTAATGTCTGACGGATCCACTTGCTCTGACAACTTTCTCCGAAGATCGGCCAACTCTTTTTCCACTTCTTCCGGAATGACTTCAACTGCCGCCGCTTCGATAGGCTTTGCTTTCAGGTCCTTTTCGAGTTGCTTAATCTTCTCACGTTCAGCAGCAAGCTCTGACTCTATCATTTCCATTTCCGCCCTATCTCCATCAGTTTCATTTTCAGCATCAGCAAGGCGACCTTTGAGGTCTTCTATATTTTTCAACAAATTCTCACGTTCAGCACTTGCCGCCTGTTCTTTTTCTGCATTTTCAGCAATTTCTTTTTCTAGTTCCTTCTTTTCTTTAATTGCTTTTTGTAGTTCCCGTGATGACATATTTTCAATATCATTTTCCGCAACAAATTGTTCCCGTTCTTCTGGCGCAATTCCAACGAGCGCAATTGCCTTAGCATAGCTCAAATCACCAAGCGCTTGCGGATTTGCGCCGTACTCATTGTATAATTTCATTAAATTTCTCGCTGTAGTTTGACTGTAGTCAACATTGATTTTCAGCCACGGCTCCCACTCTCCGTGTGACAACTTTTCTTTCGCCTCAATCAATCTTTTCCCAATTTCTACGCTGGCCATAAGTACAACGGAACGGGTCTGGTCTTTTAAACTATTAATCTCCGTCGCAATGATTTCTGGTGATCTAACAATTTCAAACTCACTCATACCGCTACACCCTTTCTCTTAGTAGACTTTTTAAGTTTTGTAGCCTTGAATGCATCGACGAAAGCTTGCACTTTTTTTGTCGGAAGACAATTCTTTAAGCCGTATACCTGGGATACGCGCCCCCCTCTGACTTCGAGTGTATAGAATGGCTTATCCGGGTCACTCTCCTTCCTAATGACAAATAGATCTATTTGAGCCTCTGCATATCTCTTGGCATAAGTCCCAACACAATGTTTCAACGCGTTCCCCTCACGAATTAATTCATCGCTACTTTCCGCAGGACGAATAATAAAGCCATCGCTTTCGAATTTATATTTAGCCAACATCGGAAGCCGATGCTTAATTTGATCGTTTAGTGCTTTATTGGCCAGGATTTTTATTTTCTTGAGTAATTTTTGATGCGCTTGATACAAGTTGGATGGGTAAAGAATACTTTCATCCGTCACTTCCATACCAAGTCTTCTTGCATCACTCAAATAATCTCGCCAAGCTACCAAGACTTGCGAGCCGCTCCAATAGTGCCGCCCTTTAGGATTTTTCCGTTGATATTGTTTAATCGTGAAATTCCGGATTTGATTCAAGCTAAAGGTTTTTCGGAGTAGCTGAATGTCATCGCGGATGTGATTTCCCCCACATAACCCAACAAACCCATGTACCTCAAGTATGCTTACCTTTGCTCCCTCTTTTTTAAACTGTTGAAATAGCCATAGCGTAAATGGGCGAATATCTAATCCGGATTTCCGTATCTCAAGCAGGTCCTGCTTCGTCACTTTTAACACAGCATCAATTTTCTTCGCACGCCAGTTGATGGCCCCATATGTTCTACCGCCTTGGATTTTCGCACGCACAATTGAGGTCAATCCCAACTTTGTTAAATATTCAATACATGGGTATTTTGCTGCAACATCAAACAGCTTAATCAAGTCCCCGTCTTTGTAATGCTCCCAGGTGCTGTATTGGAAAGGCGTATCTTTCACCGCGCGCTCAATGCTTTCAATCGCCATGTAATGAGGCGTCGAGGACATCGCTCCGCCACTCTCTGAAAAGACAGTTGACCGGAGGTACCATCCTCTAGTATCTCCTCCCCACCAAGTACGATTGACCATTTTGGATTGGCCATCACCAAAAACATAAGCCGCAGTAACAGCAAAAGTTGTTTGAACTTTTTCATACGCTTGCGAATAATCACGTTGTACGTAAATCCCGCGTGCCACCAGAACGTTAGGATCTTTAATCGATTTGTCGAACCAAACAAAGTAACCGTCGTCATTTAAATATTTCCGCCCTCGGCCATTCTGCTTCATGATGCAGATAGATTTGCAGTGTATACACTTGATTTCCTGCCCATATTTCACAGCGTCGATATAGGCATGCTCTTGTTGACAGTGCGTGCAATATCCAACTAACTCTTTATTTTCACGACGGACGAAAAGATAACGGCTCCGCTCCAGCACAACATCCCTGGCATAGCGTTTAACCTCTTCGCTAAACTCTGTCGGGATATGTGATAAAATCTCATTACCTTCTACGCCCCACCGTTCAGTATCTTTACTCATATCCAGTTCCTCCCTCTTTACAAAAAGTCATCTAGACTGACATCAAAAATGGCACTAGGCTTGGCAACAATAGGCTTTACTTCCGGCTTAGGTAACGGTTCAACTTTTCCTACAACAGACGGCGCAACCGATGCAACTGCAACTCCGCCCTCGATACCGTAATATTTCAATACAGCAGCAAACCCCTCGGCATCCGACAACACAGCAACATTACCAACCTTTTGTTTCTCCGCCTCTTTCCGCATTTCCGCAATGCTGCCTTTAATCGATTTCTCTTTCACGATAATCTTTTCAGCTGCAGACGGATTGGCTTCCAGGTGTCGCAAAAGAAACTGGCCAACAATCTGCACATATGACGACTTGTCCTTTTCCATTTCTTTTTTTAGTAGATTCGTAGCCTCGACCATTTCAAACCCTCCCCTTTTTCTTTTAAGGCAATAATGCTGCTAGCCTCCTAATCTCAATCGCTACACTGCAACCGCATCGATAATTTCCCACTAGCATAGCTGCTCTAGATGTAGTCCTGCATTTGGCACAACGTCGCTTTTCAAGACTGTCGATTTCTTGCAATATTTCCAGACGTGCTTGACGCTCCTTATGCCGCAACCTACGCGCCTGCGTAATTGTCAACTCCATCAACTTCCGCCCCTCCTTTTCTTTTTAGCTGGACCACTTATCCGCTTCATCCTCACGTACATATACGCGCCACTTACGAAATCACTGTATTTCACTTCAATATCGTTAAACGCGTAGCCCTTGTACATTTTTTCAAAGACCTCATGCGCCGGCACTTCTTCTGAAGCAATCTTTTCCGCACGCCGCCTGGTCATCTTGCTATCGGCGATTGTCACTTTTGGCTGTTTCATGTTACGGCTAATCGTGTATCTCTTTGAAGGATCCTTTTGCTTGTCCTTCGTGATATAACGGGTAAGACCTTCAAGTCCATAGTCATCTGCTTGCAACCTGCGAGTCTGTAACCTTCCCCCACCGTTCCATAAATCCTCTACAACATCTCTATCCGGAAAATTTGTGATCATGTGGTGGTGGATACGCACCTTACCCTTTTCTTCGTCGCTGTCATGCTCTGTCACGTAAATGTATTTCAACTCAAATGATGCATATTTCTTTTGCTTTTTTAGCCATCGCTTCAAACGGCGAATATAGTTCTGCATGTCCTTCTTTGCCTGCTCATGATCCGCTGGTAATCTCCCATTGGCATATGTCAACGTAGCCCACATATCCTCCTCCGTGAAATTAACATGTACTAATCGAATCAAACGTTTCTTTGTATTTTTATCATTCAAATTCTGCTGTGCATTACTGCTGGATTTCCCTTTCTTTCCCCTTCTCCCACTAGGCAATGTCCAAATAGGATAAGCTTCAACCTCCAGATAATGCCCACTCCATATCGTTTTTACACGGTACTTGCTCACTTGTTTATCTCTTAACTTTTCTATACGTTCTTCTGGATTGTCCTCGTAAGCACTATTGTCTGTTACGAATAATTCCCCATAATCTTCTATGTGATATTTCTCTAAATGATATTGTGGCAGCTTCATAATCTTGCTTCCTCCCAATTAATCTATTAACCACCTGTTGGATATTTCTGTATGGTCGTAAACTTAATATCCATTACGAGGACGCTAATTGACTAATTGCCCCAATATCAGTAATATTGGAGATATACCATTTGGCAACAGTCAAATGTTCCGTGCTAACTTGGTGTGTGTACGGTGTGTTTTAAGTCATGGGACCCGTTGCTCTAACAACAGGTCCTATTTTTTCGGGTTGAAACAGTCGATTTTTTACCATCGAATTTGCTTCATACAGCTTCGACCTGCAATTTCGCCGAAATATAATCAAATTGATCCGGAATGATTGTTTTCAAATCAACAATTCTACGAGCATCCATAAATGCGAAGAACTTCACGCCATTGATTGTGCTCGAAAGCTCGTATGGATACTGCGCATCTTCAATGAATCTGATTTCAAATTCGACAAACTCGACGAGAAATGCGATGTGTTTCATTTGGACGTGAGTATTACAGGTATCAATATCAGCTATTAAAATATCATTATCAGATTCAGCCATTAGTGATTGAATTTGTTTTACCAACGACGCAACTTTGTTTAGACTTACCATGTTAATCCCCTCCCTCATAATGCCCTTGCCTCTGAAACTGCCCAATACAGCTGCATCACATGTGGATTTTTGGCATTGTAATCCTCATCCCGAAACATTGGAATACGATATATTTGCTCCATGTCAGTCATCAGGTTGGCCAAACGTGCTGATTTAATATGTTCGGTTGATTTGGATTCATTGATTTCTTTAAAACGATTAGTGAGCACAAGCATGTCATCCACTACCATTTCACTTATCCCCTTTCCACGGATGCCTGACCGTGACTTTCGTCGGTGCACCGTACCTTTTCTGGACTTCTTCACGTTCTATTCCGTGCTCTAATCGACAATGCACCTTTGTGATGATTACCGCAGCATGTCCACAGTTCGGCACCGGACACCTCAACAACCCGCTACCAGCTGCATGCCAGGCATTTGACTGTTTACCTTCAAGCTTCATTCCGCCGCCACGCCCTCTTTAACTCGTACTGGCGAAACCATGCATCCGATGTTCAACGGCTTCATTTTTTTGATAGCTTCATTGAGTTCCGCCTCTGTACGAATGCCGTACTTTGCTAGCGCCTTCCAGATTTTTTCGTGTTGATCGTCCTTTTTGGCACCCATATCAATCCCACCTTTCTTGTTTTGATTTAATATTTAGTACCAGGCACCGCTTGGCGTATAATGCCACCAATCACCGTTACTGTAATGCACATGCAAGCAACCGTTACCACGCTCCACCTTGACAATTTTGCTCAAATCGTATTCTGCTCGCTCACCTAGCCCCATGATTCCGGTATGCTTTGCGTGAGTCCCCAATAAATACTTGTATTCCTCATCCGTTAAATGCTTTGCTACTGACAATCTGTTTTCCATCCTTTTCACCTCTTTCAATTCGTATTGACGTTGCCACCGCCGCCTTGGCTATAAGTTCAAATAGGTTATATAATTTCCGTCAGACTATTACTTAATATTTTTTTATTTGTGCTGATAAAGCTTTTTTCTCTACAATTTCAATTGCCGACTCAATCATCACTTGTGCTGAAGGCCCAACAAAATTCCACTTGAAATTCTTGAGTTTTTTAACGGCATCTGAATATGTTGAACTATCTTCAATAGCAATATCAGCCAATTGGCCAACCATTTCATTCATCTGATTTCTGGCTTGATGAAGATTTTTTTCTAGTTTCGACATACTCATCTATTTCACCCCTTTCAAATTCATCTAGCGTTGCCACCGCCACATCGGATATAAGTTCGAATAAACTAATAATCTGCTATAATCACCTATAGAAAGGTAGGTGATACATATGCGTAAAAATATAGACGTCGAGCAGTTATCTGATGAAATCTTTCCCGAAGTTATCGAAACTTATGAGAAAGAGTTAAAAGAAAAAATATTGGCAGTCGAAGACAACGAAAGTTTAGCCGCCCTCATCAACGCATCTACAGAAGCACTAAGAATGCATTCTGAACGTTTTACAACCGTCTTAATTCAAAGGGTTGTTGATGAGATGAACCGCGAAGATTAGAACGCTGCATTTCAAACAGTTCTCTAGCAATTTTTTTCACATCACATTTACAAGAACATTCACAAGAATTAGCTTCACCATCCTCACTTGTTGTTACAGCAACTTGCGGGGATTTTTTATTGTCTTCCACACTTCACACCTCACTTTTTTTGTATTAGCGTTGCCACCGCCCCATCAGCTATAAGTCCGAATAAACAAACCCACATCAAACCGCATCCTGCACACCACTACCATCAGCCGCCTGCTCAGCAATACGTTGTCCAACTCGAACACCTGCCTGATAGCCTTGAAGCAACAACATAAAATGTTGCTCCTCCTGCCCCGTCATCTCACCTAACTTTGCCATCATGTCATCAAAAGCCGCTTCATCCTTGATGTCATAAATCACATCCATCATCCTCACCCCTTTCAAATGTATTGGCGTTGCCACCGCCGCCTCGGCTATAAGTTCCGATAATGTTCTTTCATGTCTTGTATGTAAACATCATAATCTACAAATAAGATGTTGTCAACAATAAAAGTTTACAAACAAGACTTATTGTATTAAACTGGTGCTAGTAAGAAAGAGAGGTGAAAAATTTGAAGGAACGATTACAAAAAATAAGAAACGCATTTCATTTAAACCAAGAAGAGTTTGGCGAGAGGATTGGATTGAGTAAGGCTAGCATTTCCGCCCTAGAGGGTGGATCTAGAAATCTAACTGAAAGACACATCATGTTACTTCGTTCCGAACTAGACGTAAGCGAAGACTGGTTACGTACTGGCGAAGGAGAGATGTTTGTTCAATCAGAAACGTTCTCTTTGGATGAAAAGGCACAAAAAAACAATCTCTCAGAATTAGAGATTGATATTATGAGAGGTTATATGGAGTTGCCGCCCGACACACGCAAAGAACTTATGACGCTGTTTGGTTCCATCTATAGTAGACACGCAGAAACAGCTGCTACTGTAGAATCTATACCGACAATCGAAGATATTGCCGCCCAAGAAGGCGAAAACCACCGCCTAGAAGTATTGGCGGAATTAAAAACAAAAACGTCATCAGCTTCAATCGTGCAAAGCGGAAAAGAATTAGGATGAGGAGGTGAATGGAATGGCGATGGATGAAGAACGTTTTGTAGAGTTGTTTCGGCAACTACCAGAAATAGATAAGAACTCAACACTTGACTTCATGGAGTTTCTTTCTAAAAGGCAGTTACAAAACTTCTATGCGAATCTCGAAGAAGTAGACGAGCCGTTTAGCGAGGAAGAATTACGACAAATGCAAGACACTGAGTTTGTCACCCTAGATGAATTAGCGAAAGAAATGGGGTGGGATGATGGAAGTTCTTCTAAGTAAGCAGGCGTTAAAATTCGTTCGTAAGCAGGAGAATAAAATTCAACAGCGGATCTATGCAGCACTGATAGGATTAGAAGAGATCCCACCTGTTGGAGATATAAAAAAACTAAAAGGTGTAGATGAAACGTATCGCCTACGGGTGGGAACGTTTCGAATAATTTACACTGCGGATTTTGAAAAAGTTGTTATTAAAGTTGTCACAATAGACAACCGTGGGGACATTTATTAATTTCTAGCGCTAGTAATTAAAAAGAAAGAGCAGACTCATTCGTTTGCTCTTTTTCTATGAAAGGAGAATGATTGTGACTTTTATGACACCGGAAAAGAAAAAGGCTGCATTATATGTACGAGTAAGCACCATGCATCAGATTGACAAAGACTCGTTACCGTTTCAGCGTCAAGAACTCGAAAATTATGCGAAATATGCGCTAGGCATTGAGGATTTTGTGATATTTGAGGATGCTGGTTATTCTGCGAAGAATACGGACAGGCCCAAATATCAAGAGATGATGGAACGTATACGTGCTGGTGAATTTACGCATATGATTGTTTTGAAGATTGATAGAATTTCACGGAATCTAAAAGACTTTTCGGAGATGTATGAGGAATTAAAGGGATATAAAATAACTTTCGTTTCAAAAAATGAACAATTCGACACTTCAACCGCAATGGGAGAAGCCATGTTAAAAATCATCCTGGTGTTCGCGGAGCTCGAACGTAAATTAACGGCTGAGCGCGTATTTGCGATTATGTTATCGCGTGCGGAAAAAGGATTATGGAATGGCGCAACCGTGCCCTTGGGCTATGTATGGTCGGACGAATTGAAGTTTCCAGTTGTAGAACCGGAAGAATCGAAGGTCGTGCAATATATTTATGATCTATACGAAGAGCATTCCTCCACAACCAAAGTGGCCATAACTTTAAACGACGAGCATGTACCTACCAAACGCGG comes from Sporosarcina sp. FSL K6-3457 and encodes:
- a CDS encoding PcfJ domain-containing protein; protein product: MSKDTERWGVEGNEILSHIPTEFSEEVKRYARDVVLERSRYLFVRRENKELVGYCTHCQQEHAYIDAVKYGQEIKCIHCKSICIMKQNGRGRKYLNDDGYFVWFDKSIKDPNVLVARGIYVQRDYSQAYEKVQTTFAVTAAYVFGDGQSKMVNRTWWGGDTRGWYLRSTVFSESGGAMSSTPHYMAIESIERAVKDTPFQYSTWEHYKDGDLIKLFDVAAKYPCIEYLTKLGLTSIVRAKIQGGRTYGAINWRAKKIDAVLKVTKQDLLEIRKSGLDIRPFTLWLFQQFKKEGAKVSILEVHGFVGLCGGNHIRDDIQLLRKTFSLNQIRNFTIKQYQRKNPKGRHYWSGSQVLVAWRDYLSDARRLGMEVTDESILYPSNLYQAHQKLLKKIKILANKALNDQIKHRLPMLAKYKFESDGFIIRPAESSDELIREGNALKHCVGTYAKRYAEAQIDLFVIRKESDPDKPFYTLEVRGGRVSQVYGLKNCLPTKKVQAFVDAFKATKLKKSTKRKGVAV
- a CDS encoding rolling circle replication-associated protein, whose amino-acid sequence is MKLPQYHLEKYHIEDYGELFVTDNSAYEDNPEERIEKLRDKQVSKYRVKTIWSGHYLEVEAYPIWTLPSGRRGKKGKSSSNAQQNLNDKNTKKRLIRLVHVNFTEEDMWATLTYANGRLPADHEQAKKDMQNYIRRLKRWLKKQKKYASFELKYIYVTEHDSDEEKGKVRIHHHMITNFPDRDVVEDLWNGGGRLQTRRLQADDYGLEGLTRYITKDKQKDPSKRYTISRNMKQPKVTIADSKMTRRRAEKIASEEVPAHEVFEKMYKGYAFNDIEVKYSDFVSGAYMYVRMKRISGPAKKKRRGGS
- a CDS encoding type II toxin-antitoxin system RelE family toxin codes for the protein MEVLLSKQALKFVRKQENKIQQRIYAALIGLEEIPPVGDIKKLKGVDETYRLRVGTFRIIYTADFEKVVIKVVTIDNRGDIY
- a CDS encoding helix-turn-helix domain-containing protein; translation: MKERLQKIRNAFHLNQEEFGERIGLSKASISALEGGSRNLTERHIMLLRSELDVSEDWLRTGEGEMFVQSETFSLDEKAQKNNLSELEIDIMRGYMELPPDTRKELMTLFGSIYSRHAETAATVESIPTIEDIAAQEGENHRLEVLAELKTKTSSASIVQSGKELG
- a CDS encoding DUF3102 domain-containing protein, translated to MSEFEIVRSPEIIATEINSLKDQTRSVVLMASVEIGKRLIEAKEKLSHGEWEPWLKINVDYSQTTARNLMKLYNEYGANPQALGDLSYAKAIALVGIAPEEREQFVAENDIENMSSRELQKAIKEKKELEKEIAENAEKEQAASAERENLLKNIEDLKGRLADAENETDGDRAEMEMIESELAAEREKIKQLEKDLKAKPIEAAAVEVIPEEVEKELADLRRKLSEQVDPSDITFRLRFESLVDGFKNMMEALNEVSDSEVRIKYSKAVSGLLNKMDSSLPKPEDIAEKEYERQQVTIFDELVDKK
- a CDS encoding Holliday junction resolvase RecU → MQKSYNRSKANLGKQLERLIDMTHHQYRNKGVADIRKVPTPVQITSNNRGKVTGYTQTGEWVDYVGAHNGKTIVFDAKETKLKSFPLENLQPHQYELLKSWREQGAAAFLIVQFTKLHEEIYLLPFKILQEYWEDAEKGGRKSIPHSAFIERCDLIKSEGGVTLHYLKNIRRCLV